The following are encoded together in the Zingiber officinale cultivar Zhangliang chromosome 8A, Zo_v1.1, whole genome shotgun sequence genome:
- the LOC122011256 gene encoding zinc finger BED domain-containing protein RICESLEEPER 2-like, with product MDSQPIILDQEEDSEEKGLEGAPAISTTTRYLDANEETCSQGKASSSGSGKRKRILKSKWWQYFEMLPKVEGEDLRCKCKACGITYKAESSMGIGNLRRHILNQCPRQKASDIAQALLEQGDKSLAIRSQKFNQERFRELLILAIVKHDLPFQFVEYEAIRSIFTYLEPQVNYFTRNIARTDILKMHKNKCNRLAQEMCSCPGKICFTSDLWTSITTDGYICLTTHFIDSNWVLRKRIINFSYMPPPHSGITLCDKINSLFNVWGIQRKVFTITLDNAAANDVFVGLLRDQFGLNFSLVSGGEFLHVRCCAHILNLIVQDGLKRIDSSVDKIRECVKYVKGSQVRKQKFIESVTQTSLDSKKSLRQDVPTRWNSTYLMLSSAMYYRRAFNHLRLADTNFTHCPSVDEWGQVEKICKFLEVFYETTTLFFGVKYPTSNLYFPRVFTVQLTISQTLQSSDDFMRSMANRMFQKFDKYWKDYNILFAIAVIVDPRFKMQFVEFCYNKLYGHGSNELSLVRSKLVSLFEEYMHLDIASQAVVAWMF from the exons ATGGATTCTCAACCTATTATTCTCGATCAAGAGGAGGATAGTGAGGAGAAGGGACTAGAGGGTGCACCGGCTATATCTACTACTACGAGGTATTTAGATGCAAATGAAGAAACGTGTTCGCAAGGTAAAGCCTCCAGCTCCGGAAGTGGCAAACGAAAGAGAATCTTGAAATCAAAGTGGTGGCAATATTTTGAGATGCTTCCTAAAGTAGAGGGAGAAGATTTGCGTTGCAAATGTAAAGCTTGTGGGATTACATACAAAGCGGAGAGTAGCATGGGTATAGGTAATCTTCGACGCCATATCCTTAATCAATGTCCTAGGCAGAAAGCTAGTGATATTGCTCAAGCTTTGTTAGAACAAGGTGATAAAAGTCTTGCCATTAGGTCACAAAAGTTCAACCAGGAAAGATTTAGAGAGTTGTTAATCTTAGCAATTGTGAAGCATGATTTACCATTTCAGTTTGTGGAAtatgaggcaattagatctatttTTACCTATTTGGAACCTCAAGTCAATTATTTCACTAGAAACATCGCAAGGACTGATATTCTGAAGATGCATAAAAATAAATGTAATAGACTAGCTCAAGAAATGTGTTCATGCCCTGGAAAAATTTGTTTCACTTCTGATTTGTGGACTTCTATTACCACTGATGGTTATATATGTTTGACAACACATTTCATTGATTCTAATTGGGTTTTGCGAAAAAggataatcaacttctcttataTGCCTCCACCTCACTCTGGTATTACATTGtgtgataaaattaatagtttattCAATGTCTGGGGAATTCAGAGAAAGGTTTTCACAATTACTTTAGACAATGCTGCTGCAAATGATGTGTTTGTTGGCCTTTTAAGGGATCAATTTGGTCTTAATTTTTCATTAGTGAGTGGTGGTGAGTTTTTACATGTTCGTTGTTGTGCACACATTCTCAATTTAATTGTGCAAGATGGTTTGAAAAGAATTGATAGTTCTGTTGATAAGATTCGTGAATGTGTAAAGTATGTGAAAGGCAGTCAAGTGAGAAAGCAAAAGTTCATAGAATCTGTTACCCAAACTTCACTTGATTCTAAGAAATCACTGAGGCAAGATGTTCCTACTAGATGGAATTCTACGTATTTGATGCTTTCTAGTGCCATGTATTATCGACGTGCTTTTAATCATTTGAGATTGGCTGATACTAATTTCACACATTGTCCTTCGGTTGATGAGTGGGGGCAAGTTGAAAAAATATGCAAATTCCTTGAGGTTTTCTATGAGACAACAACTTTGTTTTTTGGAGTGAAATATCCTACTTCCAACCTTTACTTTCCTCGCGTCTTTACAGTTCAATTGACAATAAGTCAAACCTTGCAAAGCTCTGATGATTTCATGAGATCAATGGCTAATCGGATGTTTCAGAAATTTGATAAGTATTGGAAAGATTATAACATTTTGTTTGCCATTGCTGTGATAGTTGATCCGAGGTTTAAGATGCAGTTTGTTGAGTTTTGTTACAACAAGTTATATGGACATGGTAGTAATGAATTAAGTCTTGTAAGATCCAAATTGGTTTCTTTGTTTGAGGAATATATGCATTTGGATATTGCTTCCCAG GCAGTGGTTGCATGGATGTTTTGA